One uncultured Gellertiella sp. genomic window carries:
- the purH gene encoding bifunctional phosphoribosylaminoimidazolecarboxamide formyltransferase/IMP cyclohydrolase: MAIASKKVPAPDKVKVRTALLSVSDKTGIVELARALDEMGVRLLSTGGTHKAIAAEGIPVTDVSEITGFPEIMDGRVKTLHPLVHGGLLAIRDDPGHVAAMKAHGIETIDLLAINLYPFEEVRAAGEDYPTTVENIDIGGPAMLRAAAKNHAYVTVLTDPADYPALLQSLRYDEGCTSHAYRKAQAAKAFARTAAYDAAISNWFADALGIEIPRYRTIGGVLKEKMRYGENPHQSAGFYVTGDKRKGVASATLLQGKQLSYNNINDTDAAFELVSSFLPENGPACAIIKHANPCGVAVGTSLADAYRRALSCDPTSAFGGIIALNHELDGEAAEEIIKLFTEVIVAPSASAEACAIVARKPNLRLLVTGGLPDPRERGLSAKTVAGGLLVQTRDNGIVEDIDLRTVTKRAPTPAEIEDMKFAFKVAKHVKSNAVVYAKDGRTVGIGAGQMSRVDSARIAGIKAEESARLMGLDKPLTIGSAVASEAFLPFADSLLSAIEAGATAVIQPGGSLRDEDVIRVADENNIAMVFTGIRHFLH; encoded by the coding sequence ATGGCCATTGCATCAAAGAAGGTTCCGGCACCCGACAAGGTGAAGGTCAGGACCGCGCTCCTGTCGGTCTCGGACAAGACCGGGATTGTCGAGCTTGCCCGCGCGCTTGATGAAATGGGGGTAAGGTTGCTGTCGACCGGCGGCACCCACAAGGCGATTGCCGCTGAGGGCATTCCGGTCACCGATGTCTCGGAGATCACCGGCTTTCCCGAGATCATGGATGGCCGCGTCAAGACGCTGCATCCGCTGGTGCATGGCGGCTTGCTCGCCATCCGCGACGACCCCGGGCATGTCGCGGCGATGAAGGCCCACGGCATCGAGACCATCGACCTTCTCGCCATCAATCTCTACCCGTTCGAAGAGGTGCGTGCGGCGGGCGAGGATTACCCGACCACGGTCGAGAATATCGACATCGGCGGTCCGGCAATGCTGCGGGCTGCTGCCAAGAATCATGCCTATGTCACGGTGCTGACCGATCCCGCCGATTACCCGGCCCTGCTGCAAAGCCTGCGCTATGACGAAGGCTGTACGTCCCACGCCTATCGCAAGGCGCAGGCCGCCAAGGCCTTTGCCCGGACGGCGGCCTATGATGCGGCGATTTCCAACTGGTTTGCCGATGCGCTCGGCATCGAGATCCCGCGCTACCGCACCATTGGCGGCGTGCTGAAGGAAAAGATGCGCTATGGCGAAAATCCGCATCAAAGTGCGGGTTTCTATGTCACCGGCGACAAGCGCAAGGGTGTGGCCTCGGCCACCCTGCTGCAAGGCAAGCAATTGTCCTACAACAACATCAACGATACGGACGCCGCCTTCGAGCTGGTCTCCAGTTTCCTGCCGGAAAATGGCCCGGCCTGCGCCATCATCAAGCATGCCAATCCCTGCGGCGTTGCCGTCGGCACCTCGCTTGCCGACGCCTATCGAAGGGCGCTGAGCTGCGATCCGACCTCGGCCTTCGGCGGCATCATCGCGCTCAACCATGAGCTCGACGGGGAAGCTGCCGAAGAGATCATCAAGCTGTTTACCGAAGTGATCGTCGCCCCCTCAGCCTCGGCCGAAGCCTGCGCCATCGTGGCACGCAAGCCGAACCTGCGGCTGCTGGTGACCGGTGGCCTGCCCGACCCGCGCGAGCGCGGCCTGTCGGCCAAGACGGTGGCCGGTGGCCTGCTGGTCCAGACCCGCGACAATGGCATTGTCGAGGATATCGACCTGCGCACGGTGACGAAACGGGCACCGACGCCCGCCGAAATCGAGGACATGAAATTTGCCTTCAAGGTGGCCAAGCACGTGAAGTCGAATGCGGTCGTCTATGCCAAGGATGGCCGGACGGTGGGGATCGGCGCGGGCCAGATGAGCCGGGTCGATTCGGCCCGCATCGCCGGAATAAAGGCAGAGGAATCGGCGCGGCTGATGGGGCTCGACAAGCCGCTGACCATTGGCTCTGCCGTGGCATCGGAAGCCTTTCTGCCCTTCGCCGACAGCCTGCTCTCGGCCATCGAGGCGGGGGCCACCGCTGTTATCCAGCCCGGCGGCTCGCTGCGCGACGAGGACGTGATCCGGGTTGCCGACGAGAACAACATTGCCATGGTCTTCACCGGCATCCGGCATTTCCTGCACTGA
- a CDS encoding excalibur calcium-binding domain-containing protein, whose translation MKLPIRHLLLMPVFVTGFSAAATELHPQSPWMPPSDIKAVRLTCKQVSTCEEAVILWCNGYSRADGDGDGIPCENVCSSLEEVNAIREKIGCGN comes from the coding sequence ATGAAACTTCCGATACGTCACCTTCTGCTCATGCCCGTTTTCGTCACGGGTTTTTCGGCCGCCGCCACCGAGCTGCATCCGCAATCGCCATGGATGCCGCCGTCGGATATCAAGGCCGTGCGGCTCACCTGCAAGCAGGTCAGCACCTGCGAGGAAGCAGTCATCCTGTGGTGCAACGGTTATAGCCGCGCCGATGGGGATGGCGACGGCATCCCTTGCGAAAATGTGTGTTCATCCCTCGAAGAGGTCAATGCGATCCGCGAGAAGATCGGCTGCGGTAATTGA
- a CDS encoding propionyl-CoA synthetase yields MQSLYKETYAAWTADPDAFWKAQAEAIHWFRKPETIFDAASGVYGRWFPDGETNTCHNCLDRHVEGGRADQNAVIYDSPMTGEKTAWTYGAVLKEVQAIAAALTGLGVEKGDRVIIYMPMIPQAVFSMLACARIGAVHSVVFGGFAAHELATRIDDCRAKLVISASCGLEPGRTVAYKPLLDHAVDMAVHKPDHCLIYQRDQLHAPLHAGRDVDYETAVGAERAKGSAPPCVPVKATDPLYILYTSGTTGQPKGVVRDNGGHMVALQWSMKNLYGVDPGEVFWAASDIGWVVGHSYIVYGPLLAGNTTVIFEGKPVGTPDAGTFWRVVSEHNVKALFTAPTAFRAIRRDDPDGDFVAKYDLSGFRTLFLAGERADPETIKWAERMLKVPVIDHWWQTETGWPMACNPVGLGLLPVKYGSPSVAVPGYKISVVDDEGHPVSAGTLGNVVVQMPLPPGCLVTFWNADERFRTSCLQEFPGYYKTADAGYMDEDGYLFIMARTDDIINCAGHRLSTGAMEEVCAMHPDVAECAVIGIADELKGQIPCGFLVLKNRVTRDAELIKKEIVNLVRDEIGPVAAFKTVMIVERLPKTRSGKILRGTMQKIADGLPWKMPATIDDPAILDEITGHLKAHGHG; encoded by the coding sequence ATGCAAAGCCTGTACAAAGAGACCTATGCCGCCTGGACGGCAGATCCGGATGCCTTCTGGAAGGCGCAAGCGGAAGCCATTCACTGGTTCCGCAAGCCGGAGACGATTTTCGATGCGGCATCCGGGGTCTATGGGCGCTGGTTCCCGGATGGCGAGACCAATACCTGCCATAATTGCCTCGACCGGCATGTCGAAGGAGGTCGGGCCGACCAGAACGCCGTCATTTACGACAGCCCGATGACCGGCGAGAAGACCGCCTGGACTTACGGTGCCGTTCTGAAGGAAGTGCAGGCGATTGCTGCCGCACTGACCGGGCTCGGCGTCGAAAAGGGTGACCGCGTCATCATCTACATGCCGATGATCCCGCAGGCGGTGTTCTCGATGCTCGCCTGCGCCCGCATCGGCGCGGTGCATTCCGTGGTGTTCGGCGGCTTTGCCGCCCATGAACTCGCCACCCGCATTGACGATTGCAGGGCCAAGCTGGTGATTTCGGCGAGCTGTGGCCTGGAGCCGGGCCGCACCGTTGCCTACAAGCCGCTGCTCGACCATGCTGTCGACATGGCGGTCCACAAGCCCGACCATTGCCTGATCTACCAGCGTGACCAGCTGCATGCGCCGCTGCATGCGGGCCGGGATGTTGACTATGAAACAGCTGTCGGTGCCGAGCGCGCAAAGGGGTCAGCACCCCCTTGCGTCCCGGTCAAGGCGACCGATCCGCTCTATATCCTCTATACGTCAGGCACCACCGGTCAGCCGAAGGGCGTGGTGCGCGACAATGGCGGCCACATGGTCGCCCTGCAATGGTCGATGAAGAACCTCTATGGCGTCGATCCCGGCGAGGTCTTCTGGGCGGCCTCCGATATTGGCTGGGTCGTTGGCCATTCCTATATCGTCTATGGCCCGCTGCTGGCCGGAAACACCACGGTGATCTTCGAAGGAAAGCCGGTCGGCACGCCGGATGCCGGCACCTTCTGGCGGGTTGTTTCCGAACACAATGTCAAGGCCCTGTTCACCGCACCGACCGCCTTCCGCGCCATTCGCCGTGACGATCCAGACGGCGATTTCGTAGCGAAATATGATCTTTCCGGTTTTCGCACCCTGTTCCTGGCCGGTGAACGGGCCGATCCCGAAACCATCAAATGGGCCGAACGGATGCTGAAGGTGCCGGTAATCGACCATTGGTGGCAGACGGAAACCGGCTGGCCGATGGCTTGCAATCCGGTTGGTCTCGGTCTTCTGCCGGTCAAATACGGGTCGCCTTCGGTGGCGGTACCCGGCTACAAGATCAGTGTGGTTGATGATGAGGGCCATCCGGTCTCCGCCGGCACCCTCGGCAATGTCGTGGTGCAGATGCCGCTGCCGCCAGGCTGTCTTGTCACCTTCTGGAATGCCGACGAGCGGTTCCGCACCTCCTGCCTTCAGGAGTTCCCGGGCTATTACAAGACGGCGGATGCCGGCTACATGGATGAGGATGGCTATCTCTTCATCATGGCCCGCACCGATGACATCATCAACTGCGCCGGCCACCGGTTGTCGACGGGTGCGATGGAAGAGGTCTGCGCCATGCATCCCGATGTCGCCGAATGCGCCGTCATCGGCATTGCCGATGAGCTCAAGGGCCAGATCCCCTGCGGCTTCCTGGTGCTGAAGAACCGGGTGACCCGCGATGCGGAGCTGATCAAGAAGGAAATCGTCAATCTGGTGCGCGATGAAATCGGCCCGGTCGCCGCCTTCAAGACGGTGATGATCGTCGAGCGGCTGCCGAAGACCCGCTCCGGCAAGATCCTGCGCGGCACGATGCAGAAGATCGCCGACGGCCTGCCATGGAAGATGCCCGCCACCATCGACGATCCCGCGATCCTCGATGAAATAACCGGCCATCTGAAGGCTCACGGCCACGGATAG
- a CDS encoding transcription antitermination factor NusB, which translates to MSLKPGLEARAAAAKILSAVVDRKISLDGMLDNSNGNPAYRALPDADRSLVRAMLNAALRHLPRIDAALASLLENPLPDGARALHHVLTIAAVQILYLDIPDHSAVDLAVEQANIDPRNRRFAGLINAVLRRMVREKAAILEWSEDVPAMPKWFFGRLEKVYGRVAATAMADAQMTPAAIDITVKSDATLWAEKLNGVVLPTGSIRLRAFDGPVTALEGFEDGQWWVQDAAASLPAQLFGDLRGKTVVDLCAAPGGKTAQLIAGGAGVTALDQSASRLKRLATNLSRLGQEATLVETNMLDFKPDVLFDAALLDAPCSSTGTTRRHPDVLWSKTPEDIEKLAALQERMLRHALTLVRPGGLVVFSNCSLDPREGETMVARVLADTPDIVRVAISAADWPGLEEALTKNGEFRTTPAMLPAAPGLSGGLDGFYAVVLRRQA; encoded by the coding sequence GTGTCGCTGAAGCCGGGTCTCGAGGCACGGGCCGCCGCGGCGAAAATCCTGTCCGCCGTGGTGGACCGCAAGATCTCGCTCGACGGCATGCTGGACAATTCCAACGGCAACCCCGCCTACCGGGCGCTGCCGGATGCCGACCGTTCGCTGGTGCGCGCCATGCTGAATGCCGCGCTGCGCCACCTGCCGCGCATCGATGCGGCGCTTGCCTCACTGCTTGAGAATCCGCTGCCGGATGGTGCGCGCGCCCTGCATCATGTGCTGACCATTGCCGCCGTGCAGATCCTCTATCTCGACATTCCCGATCATTCCGCCGTCGATCTCGCTGTCGAACAGGCCAATATCGATCCGCGCAACCGGCGCTTTGCCGGTCTGATCAACGCGGTGCTGCGCCGGATGGTGCGGGAAAAGGCCGCGATCCTCGAGTGGAGCGAAGACGTTCCGGCCATGCCGAAATGGTTTTTCGGCCGGCTTGAAAAGGTTTATGGCCGGGTGGCGGCGACTGCAATGGCCGATGCGCAGATGACGCCTGCCGCAATCGATATCACGGTGAAGAGCGATGCGACCCTTTGGGCGGAGAAGCTGAATGGCGTGGTATTGCCAACCGGCAGTATCCGGCTTCGTGCCTTTGACGGACCGGTGACGGCGCTTGAAGGGTTTGAGGACGGCCAGTGGTGGGTGCAGGATGCGGCAGCCTCGCTGCCCGCCCAGCTGTTTGGTGATCTCAGGGGCAAGACCGTGGTCGATCTCTGTGCCGCCCCCGGCGGCAAGACGGCACAGTTGATCGCGGGCGGTGCCGGGGTGACCGCGCTCGACCAGTCCGCCAGCCGCCTGAAACGGCTTGCCACCAATCTTTCCCGGCTTGGCCAGGAGGCGACGCTGGTTGAAACCAACATGCTGGATTTCAAGCCGGATGTCCTGTTTGACGCGGCCCTTCTCGATGCGCCCTGCTCCTCGACCGGCACCACCCGTCGCCATCCCGATGTGCTCTGGTCGAAAACCCCCGAGGATATCGAAAAGCTTGCCGCACTTCAGGAGCGGATGCTTCGGCACGCGCTGACGCTGGTCCGGCCGGGCGGCCTGGTGGTGTTTTCCAATTGCTCTCTGGACCCCCGCGAAGGCGAGACCATGGTTGCCCGCGTCCTTGCCGATACGCCCGATATCGTGCGGGTGGCGATCAGCGCTGCCGACTGGCCGGGTCTTGAGGAGGCGCTGACCAAGAATGGTGAATTCCGCACGACCCCGGCGATGCTGCCCGCCGCTCCCGGTCTTTCCGGCGGCCTCGATGGCTTTTATGCGGTGGTGCTGCGGCGGCAGGCGTGA
- a CDS encoding YggS family pyridoxal phosphate-dependent enzyme, giving the protein MPVQSRLNDVRARIAAATAEARRPEGAVTLVAVSKTFDTDDIRPVITAGQRVFGENRVQESQGKWPQLKAETDGIELHLIGPLQSNKAADAVALFDVIETVDREKIARALAAEMQAQNRHLPVYIQVNTGLEPQKAGISPDDTVSFAGFCRDELGLEVAGLMCIPPADENPGPHFALLGKLAAEAGVEKLSMGMSGDYDTAIAFGATSVRVGSAIFGTR; this is encoded by the coding sequence ATGCCAGTCCAGTCCCGCCTGAACGATGTTCGCGCCCGCATTGCTGCCGCAACCGCAGAGGCCCGTCGGCCCGAAGGGGCCGTGACGCTGGTGGCGGTATCGAAGACCTTTGATACCGACGATATCCGGCCCGTCATCACCGCCGGACAGCGGGTTTTCGGGGAAAACCGGGTGCAGGAAAGCCAGGGCAAGTGGCCGCAGCTGAAGGCTGAGACCGATGGCATCGAGCTGCATCTGATCGGGCCGCTGCAATCCAACAAGGCGGCGGATGCGGTGGCGTTGTTCGACGTGATCGAAACCGTCGACCGGGAAAAGATTGCCCGCGCGCTCGCTGCCGAAATGCAGGCACAGAACCGGCATCTGCCGGTCTATATCCAGGTCAATACCGGGCTTGAACCCCAGAAAGCCGGCATTTCCCCTGACGATACCGTGTCTTTCGCCGGATTCTGCAGGGATGAGCTGGGGCTCGAAGTCGCTGGCCTGATGTGCATCCCGCCCGCCGATGAAAATCCCGGTCCGCATTTTGCCCTGCTTGGCAAGCTCGCTGCCGAGGCGGGGGTGGAAAAGCTGTCGATGGGCATGTCCGGCGATTACGACACGGCCATTGCCTTCGGGGCCACCAGCGTGCGCGTTGGCTCGGCGATTTTCGGCACCCGATAG
- a CDS encoding DUF1013 domain-containing protein, which produces MAQQLLMPKATAIWLVDNTALSFDQIAQFCRLHPLEVKAIADGEAAQGIKGLDPISTGQLSRDEIARGEANPEHKLKLSEPKVRVPESKRKGPRYTPVSKRQDRPNAILWLVRNHPELKDAQISRLVGTTKSTIEQIRDRSHWNSANLTAMDPVTLGLCSQIDLDMEVEKASKGRPLPTAAELGATLQPAYEAEKPNFYGEEEEKEIDADAVFAKLKSLKSDRPAEDDEDLY; this is translated from the coding sequence ATGGCTCAACAGTTGCTCATGCCGAAGGCGACAGCCATCTGGCTTGTCGACAATACGGCACTGTCTTTTGACCAGATTGCCCAGTTCTGCAGACTGCATCCCCTGGAAGTCAAGGCGATTGCCGATGGCGAAGCCGCGCAGGGCATCAAGGGTCTCGATCCGATTTCGACCGGCCAGCTGTCGCGCGACGAAATTGCCCGCGGCGAAGCCAATCCGGAGCACAAGCTGAAACTGTCCGAACCGAAGGTGCGCGTACCGGAATCCAAGCGCAAGGGCCCGCGCTATACGCCGGTGTCGAAGCGCCAGGATCGTCCGAATGCCATTCTCTGGCTGGTGCGCAACCATCCGGAACTGAAGGATGCGCAGATTTCGCGTCTGGTCGGCACCACCAAGTCGACCATCGAGCAGATCCGCGACCGCAGCCACTGGAATTCCGCCAACCTGACCGCCATGGATCCGGTAACGCTCGGCCTCTGCAGCCAGATCGACCTCGACATGGAAGTGGAAAAGGCATCGAAGGGCCGTCCGCTGCCCACCGCCGCCGAGCTGGGTGCAACGCTGCAGCCTGCCTATGAGGCCGAAAAGCCCAACTTCTACGGTGAGGAAGAGGAAAAGGAAATCGATGCCGATGCCGTCTTCGCCAAGCTGAAGTCGCTGAAATCCGACCGCCCCGCCGAGGACGACGAAGACCTCTACTGA
- the acs gene encoding acetate--CoA ligase — protein sequence MASKTYPVLKSAKTRALIDSDKYNKWYEASIEDPDAFWGKHGRRIDWFKPYTKVKNTSFRGKAAIKWYEDGLTNVSYNCIDRHLKTHGEQVAIIWEGDNPYIDKKITYNELYDHVCRMANVLKKHGVKKGDRVTIYMPMVPEAAYAMLACARIGAIHSIVFGGFSPEALAGRIVDCESTFVITCDEGLRGGKPVPLKENTDVAIDIAARQFVIVNKVLVVRRTGGKIGWAPGRDIWYHQEVATVKPDCPPVKMRAEDPLFILYTSGSTGKPKGVLHTTGGYLVYASMTHEYVFDYHEGDIYWCTADVGWVTGHSYIVYGPLANCATTVMFEGIPTFPDQGRFWEVVDKHKVNIFYTAPTAIRSLMGAGDAFVKRSDRSSLRLLGSVGEPINPEAWEWYYNVVGDGRCPVVDTWWQTETGGIMISPLPGATDLKPGSATRPFFGIKPELVDNEGKVLEGATDGNLCITDSWPGQARSVYGDHDRFVQTYFSTYKGKYFTGDGCRRDEDGYYWITGRVDDVLNVSGHRLGTAEVESALVSHHLVSEAAVVGYPHAIKGQGIYCYVTLMSGEEPNDALRQDLIKHVRSEIGPIASPDKIQFAPGLPKTRSGKIMRRILRKIAEDDFGALGDTSTLADPAVVDDLIANRQNKG from the coding sequence ATGGCGTCGAAAACCTATCCCGTGCTGAAATCAGCAAAAACCCGTGCCCTGATCGACAGCGACAAATACAACAAGTGGTACGAGGCCAGCATCGAGGATCCCGACGCATTCTGGGGCAAGCACGGACGTCGCATCGACTGGTTCAAGCCCTATACAAAGGTGAAGAACACCTCCTTCAGGGGCAAGGCCGCGATCAAGTGGTATGAGGACGGGCTGACCAATGTCTCCTACAACTGCATCGACCGCCATCTGAAGACCCATGGCGAACAGGTCGCCATCATCTGGGAAGGCGACAATCCCTATATCGACAAGAAGATCACCTATAACGAGCTGTACGACCACGTCTGCCGGATGGCGAATGTGCTGAAGAAGCACGGCGTCAAGAAGGGCGACCGGGTGACGATCTACATGCCGATGGTGCCGGAAGCCGCCTATGCGATGCTGGCCTGCGCCCGCATCGGGGCGATCCATTCGATCGTGTTCGGCGGCTTTTCGCCGGAAGCGCTGGCGGGCCGGATCGTCGATTGCGAATCGACCTTTGTCATCACCTGCGACGAGGGCCTGCGCGGCGGCAAGCCGGTGCCGCTCAAGGAAAATACCGATGTCGCCATCGATATCGCGGCCAGGCAGTTCGTCATCGTCAACAAGGTGCTGGTGGTGCGCCGCACCGGCGGCAAGATCGGCTGGGCACCGGGCCGCGACATCTGGTACCATCAGGAAGTGGCAACCGTGAAGCCGGATTGCCCGCCGGTGAAGATGCGGGCGGAAGATCCGCTGTTCATCCTCTATACGTCCGGCTCGACCGGCAAGCCGAAGGGCGTGCTGCACACGACCGGCGGCTATCTGGTCTATGCCTCGATGACCCACGAATATGTCTTCGATTACCACGAAGGCGATATCTACTGGTGCACGGCGGATGTCGGCTGGGTCACCGGCCATTCCTATATCGTCTATGGGCCGCTTGCCAATTGCGCGACCACTGTGATGTTCGAAGGCATTCCGACCTTCCCCGATCAGGGCCGGTTCTGGGAAGTGGTCGACAAGCACAAGGTCAACATCTTCTACACCGCCCCCACCGCCATCCGTTCGCTGATGGGGGCAGGCGATGCCTTCGTCAAGCGGTCGGACCGCTCCTCGCTGCGGCTGCTCGGCTCGGTCGGCGAACCGATCAATCCGGAGGCGTGGGAATGGTATTACAACGTGGTCGGCGATGGCCGTTGCCCTGTCGTCGACACCTGGTGGCAGACGGAAACCGGCGGCATCATGATCTCGCCGCTGCCCGGCGCCACCGATCTCAAGCCCGGTTCGGCCACCCGACCCTTCTTCGGCATCAAGCCGGAACTGGTCGACAACGAGGGCAAGGTGCTGGAAGGGGCAACGGACGGCAATCTCTGCATCACCGACAGCTGGCCCGGTCAGGCGCGGTCCGTCTATGGCGATCATGATCGCTTCGTCCAGACCTATTTCTCCACCTACAAGGGGAAATATTTCACCGGCGACGGCTGCCGCCGGGACGAGGACGGCTATTACTGGATCACCGGTCGCGTCGACGACGTGCTGAATGTGTCGGGCCACCGGCTGGGGACGGCGGAGGTCGAATCGGCGCTGGTGTCCCATCATCTGGTCTCCGAGGCCGCCGTGGTCGGCTATCCCCATGCGATCAAGGGTCAGGGCATCTATTGTTATGTGACGCTGATGTCAGGCGAAGAGCCGAATGATGCGCTGCGTCAGGATCTGATCAAGCATGTCCGCAGCGAAATCGGTCCGATTGCCTCGCCGGACAAGATCCAGTTCGCTCCCGGCCTGCCGAAGACCCGCTCGGGCAAGATCATGCGCCGCATCTTGCGCAAGATCGCCGAAGACGATTTTGGTGCGCTCGGCGACACCTCGACCCTCGCCGATCCTGCCGTCGTCGACGATCTCATCGCCAACCGGCAGAACAAGGGCTGA
- a CDS encoding heparinase II/III family protein — MLFAGKSHLYGAYAGQAWRRFLRQFAMLRLRAFRMSVRAPERLIVAPTDLRPVDVFVAEEILEGRFPLAGRELDTNGVSPFFLELPSRAFAARLHAFNWLRHLRAIKTPEASATARSIVNQWLSTHGRVVEGIAWEPDIVASRLIAWLSHSPVVLNGADNAFYRRFSRSLVLQGGFLERMAKTCDTAEIRLRIRIALAMLSLCVPSRTSAIKRAAARLDREIEAQILPDGGHVSRNPRTTLDLLLDLLPLRQTYMNLGHDVPARVISSIDRMYPALRFFRHQDGDLALFNGATSTLANELMAVLRYDETAGQPFRALPHMHYQRLANGPTVILVDTGMPASLELSRSAHAGCLAFEMSSGRNRFVVNAGSPRFASASYRQMARATAAHSTTVLNETSSVRLSQSDYLGPVMVEGPTSVRVLRSEDPQGDDRLEASHDGYIPAFGVLHHRHLRLSADGGRISGRDFFLKADGSLPGESNRGQAVTRFHIHPAIDLIQAGRNQVLLKAADGETWLFAVEGHEAVVSEDIFFADASGIRSSEQIEVSFPLAGPAEIDWQFIRQK, encoded by the coding sequence ATGCTTTTTGCTGGCAAGAGCCATCTCTATGGAGCCTATGCAGGGCAGGCTTGGCGACGGTTTCTGCGCCAGTTCGCCATGCTGCGGCTGCGCGCCTTTCGCATGTCGGTGCGCGCGCCCGAGCGGCTGATCGTTGCCCCGACCGACCTTCGACCCGTCGACGTCTTTGTCGCCGAGGAGATTCTCGAAGGACGGTTTCCGCTGGCCGGGCGGGAGCTGGACACCAATGGCGTCTCGCCATTCTTTCTGGAGCTGCCGTCGCGGGCCTTCGCCGCCCGCCTGCACGCCTTCAACTGGTTGCGGCATCTTCGGGCCATCAAGACGCCGGAGGCCTCCGCTACGGCCCGCAGCATTGTCAACCAGTGGCTTTCCACCCATGGCCGGGTCGTCGAAGGCATTGCCTGGGAACCCGACATTGTTGCCTCGCGGCTGATTGCCTGGCTTTCCCATTCGCCGGTGGTGCTGAACGGGGCCGACAATGCATTCTATCGCCGGTTTTCCCGCAGTCTGGTACTGCAGGGCGGGTTCCTCGAGCGGATGGCAAAGACATGCGACACTGCGGAAATCCGGCTGCGCATCCGCATTGCGCTGGCCATGCTGTCGCTCTGCGTGCCGTCAAGGACCTCGGCGATCAAGCGGGCCGCCGCCCGGCTCGACCGGGAAATCGAGGCGCAGATCCTGCCGGATGGCGGGCATGTCTCGCGCAATCCGAGGACCACGCTCGACCTGCTCCTCGACCTGTTGCCCTTGCGCCAGACCTACATGAATCTCGGCCATGATGTCCCGGCGCGGGTGATTTCCAGTATCGACCGGATGTATCCGGCGCTGCGCTTCTTCCGGCATCAGGATGGCGATCTCGCGCTGTTCAACGGCGCAACCTCGACGCTGGCCAATGAGCTGATGGCGGTGCTGCGCTATGACGAAACGGCGGGCCAGCCGTTCCGTGCCCTGCCGCACATGCACTATCAGCGCCTGGCCAATGGCCCTACGGTTATCCTGGTTGATACCGGGATGCCGGCGAGTCTTGAACTGTCGCGTTCGGCCCATGCGGGCTGTCTCGCCTTTGAAATGTCGTCGGGCCGCAACCGGTTTGTGGTCAATGCCGGGTCACCGCGTTTTGCCAGTGCCAGTTACCGGCAGATGGCCCGCGCCACCGCCGCCCATTCCACCACGGTGCTGAACGAAACCTCTTCCGTCCGCCTGTCCCAATCGGATTATCTCGGCCCGGTGATGGTGGAGGGGCCGACGTCGGTCCGCGTGCTGCGCAGCGAGGACCCGCAGGGCGACGACCGGCTGGAGGCCAGCCACGACGGCTATATCCCGGCTTTCGGGGTGCTCCATCACCGGCATCTCCGGCTTTCTGCCGATGGCGGGCGGATCAGCGGGCGCGACTTCTTTCTGAAGGCGGATGGCAGCCTGCCAGGGGAAAGCAATCGCGGCCAGGCCGTCACCAGATTCCACATCCATCCCGCCATCGACCTCATCCAGGCCGGACGCAATCAGGTCCTGCTGAAGGCTGCCGACGGAGAGACCTGGCTGTTTGCGGTAGAGGGTCATGAAGCGGTGGTCAGCGAAGACATCTTCTTTGCCGATGCCTCCGGCATCCGCTCCTCCGAACAGATCGAAGTCAGCTTCCCGCTGGCCGGGCCCGCCGAAATCGACTGGCAGTTCATCCGGCAGAAATAA
- a CDS encoding DUF1674 domain-containing protein → MVPANNDNEEQQASPGAAAPAKLLSPAARRALEEAETRRKAEQREAMPAEIGGRGGADPARFGDWEIKGRAIDF, encoded by the coding sequence ATGGTTCCAGCGAACAATGACAATGAGGAACAGCAGGCTTCCCCTGGTGCCGCCGCGCCTGCAAAACTTCTCTCTCCCGCCGCCCGGCGCGCCCTGGAGGAGGCCGAGACGCGGCGCAAGGCCGAACAACGGGAAGCGATGCCCGCTGAAATCGGCGGTCGTGGCGGCGCCGATCCCGCCCGCTTCGGCGATTGGGAAATCAAGGGCCGGGCCATCGATTTCTGA